One genomic region from Solwaraspora sp. WMMD792 encodes:
- a CDS encoding HAMP domain-containing sensor histidine kinase, translating to MAEPTGAGSAAGAEPTATGGASATGGARVPLRHSLVLRLLGASVLVTVCAVVATAWLTVESTTRAIEQEQGRSLADDVSIYDTLITYAIEHRDWSGVAPTVDELAARTGRRIVLLDPVTRAPVAESAPGPSLRDARPSATVDPLDLDPALAGATATVTGPESSIATAATGQASSIDARVVGPYRLTEDEQAMLREVAEEYRDCLDQAGETAEIVELPSGRPTVQIVSPASAESPAEVFEPVPSDPRICAKPEVLDEPTRGEIAPLDELLDLTKSCLGPAADQLDLTISAVRSVEVLRALPGAPSDAEVRTCVEESRRSQLRPYVAPPVLLFVTDPAAAGPEPTTVNLSTGNLLRIAGVAGLVLLLTVAVTVGVGMRLVRPLRALTEAARAPVDRQHRVPVTTRDEIGYLATALNDLAQRRDQLEQQRRAMVSDVAHELRTPLTNIRAWLEAAQDGLAPVDPRTLALLTEEATLLQHVIDDLRDLAAADAGTFTLHPEPTFVGDVLTQVVEANQGAATAAGVALRLAVHGDPEVTVDPVRLRQLVGNLVGNAVRHTPAGGSVTVDCAVHGDGWLTVEVVDTGVGIGADDLPKLFDRFWRTDASRSRSTGGSGLGLPIARQLARAHGGDITVASEPGRGTHVTVRIPAQPTSTRHTSRLLDARTR from the coding sequence ATGGCTGAGCCGACCGGGGCCGGGTCGGCGGCTGGCGCTGAGCCGACGGCCACCGGCGGTGCGTCAGCGACCGGCGGTGCCCGGGTGCCGCTGCGGCACAGCCTGGTGCTGCGGCTGCTCGGCGCGTCGGTGCTGGTGACGGTCTGCGCGGTCGTCGCCACCGCCTGGCTGACCGTGGAGTCGACCACCCGGGCGATCGAACAGGAACAGGGCCGGTCCCTCGCCGACGACGTCAGCATCTACGACACGTTGATCACGTACGCGATCGAGCACCGCGACTGGTCCGGGGTCGCGCCGACCGTCGACGAGTTGGCGGCGCGGACCGGCCGGCGGATCGTGCTGCTCGACCCGGTGACCCGCGCCCCGGTCGCCGAGTCGGCACCCGGCCCGTCGCTGCGCGACGCCCGGCCGTCGGCCACCGTCGACCCGCTCGACCTCGATCCGGCGCTGGCCGGTGCCACCGCGACGGTCACCGGGCCGGAGTCGAGCATCGCCACTGCGGCCACCGGGCAGGCGTCGAGCATTGACGCCCGGGTGGTCGGGCCGTACCGGCTCACCGAGGACGAACAGGCGATGCTGCGCGAGGTCGCCGAGGAGTACCGCGACTGCCTCGACCAGGCCGGCGAGACCGCCGAGATCGTCGAGCTGCCCAGCGGCCGGCCGACCGTCCAGATCGTCTCCCCGGCAAGCGCCGAGTCGCCTGCCGAGGTGTTCGAACCAGTCCCCAGTGACCCGCGAATCTGCGCCAAACCGGAAGTGCTGGATGAGCCGACCCGCGGCGAGATCGCTCCCCTCGATGAGCTGCTCGACCTGACCAAGAGCTGTCTGGGTCCGGCCGCCGACCAACTCGACCTCACCATCTCGGCGGTACGCTCCGTCGAGGTGCTCCGCGCCCTGCCCGGCGCGCCGTCCGACGCGGAGGTGCGGACCTGCGTCGAGGAGAGCCGCCGCAGCCAACTGCGGCCGTACGTCGCCCCGCCGGTCCTGCTGTTCGTCACCGACCCGGCGGCCGCCGGACCGGAGCCGACGACGGTCAACCTGTCCACCGGCAACCTGCTGCGGATCGCCGGCGTCGCCGGCCTGGTCCTGCTGCTCACCGTCGCGGTGACCGTCGGCGTCGGGATGCGCCTGGTCCGGCCGCTGCGGGCGCTGACCGAGGCGGCCCGCGCGCCGGTCGACCGGCAGCACCGGGTTCCGGTCACCACCCGCGACGAGATCGGCTACCTCGCCACCGCTCTCAACGACCTGGCGCAGCGGCGCGACCAACTGGAACAGCAACGCCGGGCGATGGTCAGCGATGTCGCGCACGAGCTGCGCACCCCGTTGACGAACATCCGGGCCTGGTTGGAGGCCGCTCAGGACGGCCTGGCCCCGGTGGATCCGCGTACCCTCGCGCTGCTGACCGAGGAAGCCACCCTGTTGCAGCACGTCATCGACGACCTGCGGGATCTGGCCGCAGCCGACGCCGGGACCTTCACGCTGCACCCGGAGCCGACGTTCGTCGGTGACGTCCTCACCCAGGTCGTCGAGGCCAACCAGGGTGCCGCGACCGCCGCCGGGGTCGCCCTGCGGTTGGCGGTGCACGGCGATCCGGAGGTCACCGTCGATCCGGTACGGCTGCGTCAGCTCGTCGGCAACCTGGTCGGCAACGCGGTGCGGCACACCCCGGCCGGCGGGTCGGTCACCGTCGACTGTGCGGTACACGGCGACGGCTGGCTGACCGTCGAGGTGGTCGACACCGGGGTCGGGATCGGCGCCGACGACCTGCCGAAACTGTTCGACCGGTTCTGGCGGACGGACGCCTCCCGGAGCCGCTCCACCGGCGGCAGCGGGCTGGGCCTGCCGATCGCCCGGCAGCTGGCCCGCGCCCACGGCGGGGACATCACCGTGGCCAGCGAGCCGGGCCGGGGCACGCACGTCACGGTACGCATCCCAGCCCAGCCAACCAGCACACGCCACACCTCACGGCTGCTCGATGCCCGGACACGGTGA
- a CDS encoding type II toxin-antitoxin system RelE/ParE family toxin, translating into MTWKIVVVEPALSWLHELRRTDRRTLMQVSQAIEALSREGPALGRPLVDTVKGSALPNLKELRPGSTGSSEVRLLFVFDPQRQAVILIGGDKAGNWRGWYQTAIPFAETAYADHLKRMAPEGGADD; encoded by the coding sequence ATGACCTGGAAGATCGTGGTCGTGGAGCCAGCACTGTCATGGCTACACGAGCTACGTCGGACAGATCGGCGTACGTTGATGCAGGTCAGCCAGGCGATCGAAGCGCTCAGCAGGGAAGGGCCAGCACTTGGCCGACCACTGGTCGACACAGTCAAAGGGTCTGCCCTGCCGAATCTTAAGGAACTTCGGCCGGGCTCGACCGGATCCAGCGAGGTCCGACTACTCTTCGTTTTTGACCCACAGCGACAAGCTGTGATCCTCATCGGTGGCGACAAGGCCGGCAACTGGCGCGGGTGGTACCAAACTGCGATCCCCTTCGCTGAAACGGCATATGCAGACCATTTGAAGCGGATGGCACCGGAAGGAGGAGCCGATGACTGA
- a CDS encoding XRE family transcriptional regulator, with protein sequence MTDHLTDPEARSWDDLKRDLGFSTAEHEEIEVGAERLIAEARAFRLSEIRRRQHTTQNEVAKAMGVTQARVSRIEKGQLERSEVDTLAAYVQALGGKLKIVADFGDESYVLG encoded by the coding sequence ATGACTGACCATCTGACTGACCCTGAGGCCCGCTCATGGGATGACCTGAAGCGCGACCTGGGCTTCTCTACGGCTGAGCACGAGGAGATCGAAGTCGGCGCCGAGCGTCTGATCGCTGAAGCTCGCGCCTTCCGGCTTTCCGAGATCCGGCGACGTCAGCACACCACGCAGAACGAGGTGGCGAAGGCTATGGGGGTGACTCAGGCCCGCGTCTCTCGCATCGAGAAAGGACAGTTGGAGCGGAGCGAGGTCGATACCCTTGCAGCATATGTACAGGCTCTCGGTGGCAAGCTAAAAATCGTCGCCGATTTCGGGGATGAAAGCTACGTGCTGGGATAG
- a CDS encoding transposase, which yields MQLRYQFRVYPTPGQQIALARAFGCARVVFNDGLRARQTAHEQGLPYISDAELSKRVITRAKTTPERAWLGEVSAVVLQQALADLNTAYRNFFASITGRRKGRMVAPPRFRSRKDNRQAIRFTRNSRFTVLDNGRLRLPRIGDLTVRWSRILPSDPSSVTVIRDAAGRYFASFVVSATDEPLPEVDSEVGIDLGLTHFAVMSDGTKVAAPRFLRRAARKLKRLQQALSRKQRGSNRRRKAVVKVARAHARVADTRRDWQHKLSTTIIRENQAVYVEDLCVVGLGRTRLAKSVHDAGWSSFVAMLEYKAARYGRTFARVDRWLPSTRMCSDCGRINERMALNVRSWVCPCGGLHDRDVNAAINIKAAGQADFNDRGARVGPGPVPAPRGETVTHQNTARDTRSVAGIAAV from the coding sequence GTGCAGCTCCGGTACCAGTTCCGGGTCTACCCGACACCCGGCCAGCAGATCGCGCTGGCCCGGGCGTTCGGATGCGCCCGGGTGGTGTTCAACGACGGGCTGCGCGCACGGCAGACCGCCCACGAGCAGGGCCTGCCGTACATCTCGGACGCCGAGCTGTCGAAGCGGGTCATCACGCGGGCCAAGACGACCCCGGAACGGGCGTGGCTCGGCGAGGTGTCGGCGGTGGTGTTGCAGCAGGCACTCGCGGACCTCAACACCGCCTACCGCAACTTCTTCGCCTCGATCACCGGCAGACGCAAGGGCCGCATGGTGGCCCCGCCGAGGTTCCGGTCCCGTAAGGACAACCGGCAGGCCATCCGTTTCACCCGTAATTCCCGGTTCACGGTCCTGGACAACGGTCGTCTGCGGCTGCCGAGGATCGGCGATCTCACGGTCCGCTGGTCCCGGATACTGCCGTCGGACCCGTCGTCCGTGACGGTCATCCGGGACGCGGCCGGGCGGTACTTCGCCTCGTTCGTCGTCTCGGCCACGGACGAGCCGCTGCCGGAGGTGGACTCGGAGGTCGGCATTGACCTGGGGCTGACGCATTTCGCGGTCATGTCGGACGGCACGAAGGTCGCCGCACCCAGGTTCCTGCGCCGCGCGGCCCGCAAGCTCAAACGGCTGCAACAGGCCCTGTCCCGCAAACAGCGGGGCAGCAACCGCCGTAGGAAGGCCGTCGTGAAGGTCGCCAGGGCACACGCCCGGGTGGCCGACACCCGGCGGGACTGGCAGCACAAGCTGTCCACGACGATCATCCGCGAGAATCAAGCGGTGTACGTCGAGGACCTGTGTGTCGTCGGTCTCGGCCGCACGAGGCTCGCCAAGTCCGTCCACGACGCCGGATGGTCGTCGTTCGTCGCCATGCTGGAGTACAAGGCGGCGAGATACGGACGCACGTTCGCCCGGGTGGACCGGTGGCTCCCGTCCACCCGGATGTGCTCGGACTGCGGCCGGATCAACGAGCGGATGGCGTTGAACGTCCGGTCGTGGGTCTGTCCGTGCGGCGGTCTCCACGATCGGGACGTCAACGCGGCGATCAACATCAAGGCCGCCGGGCAGGCGGACTTCAACGACCGTGGAGCGCGGGTAGGACCGGGACCCGTCCCGGCACCGCGCGGTGAAACGGTAACCCACCAGAACACTGCGCGTGACACGCGCAGCGTGGCTGGAATCGCCGCCGTTTAG
- the tnpA gene encoding IS200/IS605 family transposase — protein MAKFEAIRTGRHCVFAMHVHFEAELVEFNGGHNHVHLLVDHPPKVAVARLVNSLKGVSSRRPRQEFPNLARHYHRTNKLWSGSYFAGSVGGAPPSIVQQYIERQNRPG, from the coding sequence ATGGCAAAATTTGAGGCTATCCGTACCGGCAGGCACTGCGTCTTCGCGATGCATGTTCATTTCGAGGCCGAACTGGTCGAGTTCAACGGCGGCCACAACCACGTCCACCTGCTGGTCGACCACCCACCCAAAGTCGCCGTCGCCCGCTTGGTCAACTCACTCAAGGGCGTCTCGTCGCGCCGCCCGCGGCAGGAGTTCCCCAACCTCGCACGCCACTACCACCGGACCAACAAGCTCTGGTCGGGCTCGTACTTCGCCGGCTCCGTCGGCGGCGCACCACCAAGCATCGTGCAGCAGTACATCGAGCGGCAGAACCGGCCAGGTTAG
- a CDS encoding oxidoreductase: MTTFTAAGIPDQAGRTVVVTGGNSGIGRAAARVLAARGARVVLAVRDPAKGRAAAATMTGDVVVRRLDLADLASVRAFAEKSTEPVDVLINNAGVMIPPLGRTADGFELQFGINHLGHFALTNLLLPRIRQRVVTVSSSGHRAGRIDFDDPNWHRRRYRAFPAYAQSKLANLLFTAELHRRLTEVGSPVLATAAHPGMATTNLLEHQRRPLQRLRTAFFKALGQSDDGGALPTLYAAVADVPGGSYAGPGGLGEIRGAPKLVGRSSAARDEALARRLWTASEELTGVAFPLAPSAAGGGQHLR; the protein is encoded by the coding sequence ATGACAACATTCACCGCTGCCGGGATCCCCGACCAGGCCGGCCGAACCGTCGTCGTCACCGGGGGCAACAGCGGCATCGGTCGCGCCGCCGCCCGCGTACTCGCCGCCCGGGGCGCGCGGGTCGTGCTCGCCGTCCGCGACCCCGCCAAGGGCCGCGCCGCCGCCGCGACGATGACCGGTGACGTGGTCGTGCGCCGCCTCGACCTCGCCGACCTCGCCTCGGTCCGCGCCTTCGCCGAGAAGTCCACCGAGCCAGTCGACGTGCTGATCAACAACGCCGGGGTGATGATCCCGCCGCTGGGCCGCACGGCCGACGGATTCGAGCTGCAGTTCGGCATCAACCATCTGGGACACTTCGCGCTCACCAACCTGCTGCTGCCCCGGATCCGCCAACGGGTCGTCACCGTCTCCTCGAGCGGCCACCGCGCGGGCAGGATCGACTTCGACGACCCCAACTGGCACCGTCGCCGCTACCGGGCCTTTCCGGCGTACGCCCAGTCGAAGCTGGCGAACCTGCTGTTCACCGCAGAACTGCACCGTCGCCTGACCGAGGTGGGCTCGCCGGTACTGGCCACCGCCGCGCACCCTGGCATGGCGACCACCAACCTCCTCGAGCACCAACGCCGCCCACTTCAGCGGTTGCGTACGGCGTTCTTCAAGGCGCTCGGGCAGAGCGACGACGGCGGCGCGCTGCCCACGCTCTACGCGGCGGTGGCGGATGTCCCCGGCGGCAGCTACGCCGGACCGGGTGGCCTTGGGGAGATCCGTGGCGCGCCCAAACTCGTCGGCCGATCGTCGGCCGCCCGCGACGAAGCGCTGGCCCGCCGACTCTGGACGGCTTCCGAGGAGCTGACCGGCGTGGCCTTCCCGCTCGCCCCTAGCGCGGCCGGCGGTGGGCAGCATCTCCGCTGA
- a CDS encoding TetR/AcrR family transcriptional regulator, which produces MPAYHHGNLRTTLLAAAERSLRQHGAGQLSLRELAREAGVSHAAPRRHFADRQALLDALAEAGFVRLGAELRAAIDAAGEQFRPRLQAMAAAHLRFATEDAALLELMFATKHRPGADLPGEVAAAPIELMQSLIEEGQAQGHLAPDDPERVGVVLFATLQGIAALINGNLIPAESLDGILETAVDQFIRGARPS; this is translated from the coding sequence GTGCCTGCGTACCACCACGGAAACCTGCGGACGACGCTGCTCGCCGCCGCCGAACGCAGCCTGCGCCAGCACGGCGCGGGCCAGCTCTCACTGCGCGAGCTGGCCCGCGAGGCCGGCGTCAGCCACGCCGCCCCACGCCGGCACTTCGCTGACCGGCAGGCGCTGCTCGACGCGCTGGCCGAGGCCGGATTCGTCCGGCTGGGTGCCGAGCTACGCGCGGCGATCGACGCCGCCGGGGAGCAGTTCAGGCCGCGCCTGCAGGCCATGGCCGCCGCCCACCTGCGGTTCGCCACCGAGGACGCCGCGCTGCTGGAGCTGATGTTCGCCACCAAGCACCGGCCCGGCGCCGACCTGCCCGGCGAAGTCGCCGCCGCGCCGATCGAGCTGATGCAGAGCCTCATCGAGGAGGGGCAGGCACAGGGCCACCTGGCGCCGGACGATCCGGAGCGGGTGGGCGTCGTGCTGTTCGCGACCCTGCAGGGCATCGCCGCCCTGATCAACGGGAACCTGATCCCGGCCGAATCGCTCGACGGGATTCTGGAGACGGCCGTCGACCAGTTCATCCGAGGAGCACGGCCCAGCTGA
- a CDS encoding aldo/keto reductase, whose amino-acid sequence MTYENSTPAPASPLVLGAMMFGTRIDEETSFALLDRFVERGGEWIDTADCYAFWASQDGRGGDSERVIGRWLAARPGVRQRVRIATKVGAEPLWAGSWPRVRAGLSRRAVEDAFAGSLDRLGVDTVDLLWLHQEDRSTAIEETVDAVAGLAASGAVRRVGASNHPAWRIERARAHAAATGARPIDALQLNATYLRARPGTLPEGVVHPFGLLSDEQRDIAQAYRMEVWAYTPLLSGAYDDPAKPVPPVYDHPGSARRLAALDDVARDTGATRGQVVLAWLVAQGIRPILGGSKPYQLESALDGVSLDLTDEHLARLNVAN is encoded by the coding sequence ATGACGTACGAGAACAGCACACCAGCACCGGCCTCGCCGCTGGTGCTGGGCGCGATGATGTTCGGCACCCGGATCGATGAGGAAACCTCGTTCGCCCTGCTCGACCGCTTCGTCGAGCGAGGCGGCGAGTGGATCGACACCGCCGACTGCTATGCCTTCTGGGCCAGCCAGGACGGCCGGGGCGGCGACAGCGAACGGGTCATCGGGCGGTGGCTCGCCGCCCGCCCCGGCGTACGGCAGCGGGTGCGCATCGCGACCAAGGTCGGTGCCGAGCCGCTGTGGGCCGGGTCGTGGCCGCGCGTGCGGGCCGGGCTGAGCCGCCGCGCCGTCGAGGACGCCTTCGCCGGCAGCCTGGACCGGCTCGGCGTGGACACCGTCGACCTGCTCTGGCTGCACCAGGAGGACCGGTCCACCGCGATCGAGGAGACCGTCGACGCGGTCGCCGGGCTGGCCGCGTCCGGTGCCGTACGCCGGGTCGGTGCGTCCAACCACCCGGCCTGGCGGATCGAGCGGGCCCGCGCCCACGCCGCCGCCACCGGTGCCCGGCCGATCGACGCCCTGCAGCTTAACGCCACCTATCTGCGGGCCCGCCCCGGCACGCTGCCCGAGGGGGTGGTCCATCCGTTCGGCCTGCTCAGCGACGAGCAGCGGGACATCGCGCAGGCGTACCGGATGGAGGTGTGGGCGTACACGCCGCTGCTGTCCGGTGCCTACGACGACCCGGCCAAGCCGGTCCCGCCGGTGTACGACCATCCGGGCAGCGCGCGGCGGCTCGCGGCACTCGACGACGTCGCCCGGGACACCGGCGCGACCCGTGGCCAGGTGGTGCTGGCCTGGCTGGTGGCGCAGGGCATCCGCCCGATCCTCGGCGGCAGCAAGCCGTACCAGTTGGAGTCGGCGCTCGACGGTGTCTCGCTCGACCTCACCGACGAGCACCTCGCCCGGTTGAACGTCGCCAACTGA
- a CDS encoding MerR family transcriptional regulator, which produces MTAYSPAEAAARSGFSIDTLRYYEREGILSPIARNASGRRVYSDNDLGMLDFLRCLRDTGMPIERLRRYGELCRDPQTIPERIALLREHADAVEQQIEQLHRWRARLGDKLAWYQGQAADTTAAEG; this is translated from the coding sequence ATGACGGCCTATTCACCCGCCGAGGCGGCGGCCCGGTCCGGCTTCTCGATCGACACCCTGCGCTACTACGAACGGGAGGGCATCCTGTCGCCGATCGCCCGCAACGCCAGCGGGCGCCGCGTCTACAGCGACAACGACCTGGGCATGCTCGACTTCCTGCGCTGCCTGCGGGACACCGGGATGCCGATCGAACGGCTACGCCGCTACGGCGAACTGTGCCGTGACCCGCAAACCATCCCGGAGCGGATCGCGCTGCTGCGCGAGCACGCGGACGCGGTCGAGCAGCAGATCGAACAGCTGCACCGCTGGCGGGCCCGCCTCGGCGACAAGCTCGCCTGGTACCAGGGCCAGGCGGCGGACACGACCGCAGCCGAGGGCTAG
- a CDS encoding DUF6244 family protein has protein sequence MAAPVDSVGKDLQAMRAGVERARTAAAAAQHEAERVAGQAAAGGFSGIVAGMIQVRNTLKELQAGLTGVTGRLDEAAATVVPVPREPSPAEVLATLGRAGDKLRAVQDGIGAATAKADEAATLVARVLAGGDPAQLLGALGTVKETLAAVRQRAGTVDESLTAAAATARRVGANPGS, from the coding sequence GTGGCAGCACCGGTGGACAGCGTCGGCAAGGATCTGCAGGCGATGCGGGCGGGCGTCGAACGGGCCCGGACGGCCGCAGCGGCGGCCCAGCACGAGGCCGAGCGGGTCGCCGGTCAGGCGGCGGCCGGCGGCTTCAGCGGCATCGTGGCCGGCATGATCCAGGTACGCAACACGCTGAAGGAACTGCAGGCCGGGCTGACCGGGGTCACCGGCAGGCTCGACGAAGCGGCGGCCACGGTGGTGCCGGTGCCGAGGGAGCCGTCACCGGCGGAGGTGCTGGCCACGCTGGGTCGGGCCGGCGACAAGCTGCGCGCCGTCCAGGACGGGATCGGCGCGGCCACCGCCAAGGCCGACGAGGCGGCGACGCTGGTGGCGCGGGTGCTGGCCGGCGGCGACCCGGCCCAGCTGCTCGGGGCGCTCGGCACCGTCAAGGAGACCTTGGCGGCGGTACGGCAGCGGGCCGGCACCGTCGACGAGTCGCTGACCGCTGCCGCCGCCACCGCCCGCCGGGTCGGCGCGAACCCGGGCAGCTGA
- a CDS encoding type II toxin-antitoxin system Phd/YefM family antitoxin has product METISIAEAKARIAELADRVSRQHDRSTITHNGHADVMLIAVAEYESMRETLDLHCDNEALADLCRSRQDFASGDTFSMAEVLGELERRSS; this is encoded by the coding sequence GTGGAGACCATCTCGATCGCTGAGGCCAAGGCTCGAATCGCTGAACTCGCCGATCGGGTCTCCCGGCAGCACGACCGCTCCACGATCACCCACAACGGCCACGCGGACGTCATGTTGATCGCGGTAGCCGAGTACGAGTCGATGCGGGAAACGCTGGACCTGCACTGCGACAACGAAGCCCTCGCGGATCTCTGCCGGTCCAGGCAGGACTTCGCCTCGGGCGACACGTTCTCGATGGCCGAGGTCCTCGGCGAACTGGAGCGCCGTAGTTCGTAG
- a CDS encoding DUF805 domain-containing protein: MSFTAAVRSVLTQYVGFSGRARRSEYWWFALFSLLVSIVTSILDTALGTNFEDSTNGVIGLLVSLALLLPSLAVAVRRLHDTDRSGWWILIGLIPIIGWIVLLVFYVQNGTAGSNRFGPDPKDVAGFGSAV, translated from the coding sequence ATGTCGTTTACCGCTGCAGTTCGCTCGGTCCTCACCCAGTACGTCGGGTTCAGCGGACGTGCCCGCCGCTCCGAGTACTGGTGGTTCGCCCTCTTCTCTCTCCTCGTCAGCATCGTGACCTCGATCCTCGACACCGCGCTGGGCACCAACTTCGAGGACTCCACCAACGGCGTCATCGGCCTGCTCGTCAGCCTGGCGCTGTTGCTGCCGTCGTTGGCGGTCGCCGTACGCCGGCTGCACGACACCGACCGGTCCGGCTGGTGGATCCTGATCGGGCTGATCCCGATCATCGGCTGGATCGTCCTGCTGGTGTTCTACGTGCAGAACGGCACGGCCGGCTCGAACCGTTTCGGCCCCGACCCCAAGGACGTCGCCGGGTTCGGCTCAGCCGTCTGA
- a CDS encoding DUF397 domain-containing protein, with protein sequence MIDLSTATWRKSTRSNAQGHCVEVADATWRKSSRSNDQGQCVEVADELGGVVGVRDSKDPAGPVLVIAPASWSAFITATRTGTLTV encoded by the coding sequence ATGATCGACCTGTCCACCGCCACCTGGCGGAAGAGCACCCGTTCCAATGCCCAGGGCCACTGCGTCGAGGTGGCCGACGCCACTTGGCGCAAGAGCAGCCGCTCCAACGACCAGGGCCAGTGCGTCGAGGTGGCCGACGAGTTGGGCGGGGTGGTCGGCGTGCGGGACTCCAAGGACCCGGCCGGCCCGGTGCTGGTGATCGCCCCGGCGAGCTGGTCCGCCTTCATCACCGCCACCCGTACCGGCACCCTCACCGTCTGA
- a CDS encoding helix-turn-helix transcriptional regulator, producing MSSALLNSSVPRRQLGRELRRLRERLARVPQTTAARELDWSATKLLRMERGEVPIRAEDVVLLCELYGADLQTIEALAALAPKTKEKGWWHDYASIPSWFELFIGLEEAASHLREYHVDLISGPLQTREYATEVFTRNPLRLSPEVIEQRVAARLQRAKLLTRMEPHLPRFDILLDEAAIRRPVGSGAVMAAQLRRLIQVDELPNVSIRLIPFSAGVHSGSLTGSFVMLDFPAELEPTTIYVEGLTGALYLDRPNEADSYTMAFGDLTAAALGQAATRDLLARTAKEYES from the coding sequence ATGTCCTCGGCTCTGTTGAACTCGTCGGTCCCGCGACGCCAGCTCGGTCGGGAGCTGCGTCGGCTGCGTGAGCGGCTGGCCCGGGTCCCGCAGACCACGGCTGCCCGGGAGCTGGACTGGTCGGCGACCAAGCTGCTGCGGATGGAGCGGGGCGAGGTGCCGATCCGCGCCGAGGATGTGGTGCTGCTCTGCGAGCTGTACGGCGCGGACCTGCAGACCATCGAGGCGCTGGCCGCGCTGGCCCCGAAGACCAAGGAGAAGGGCTGGTGGCACGACTACGCCAGCATCCCGTCATGGTTCGAGCTGTTCATCGGCCTGGAGGAGGCCGCCTCCCACCTCCGCGAGTACCACGTCGACCTCATCTCCGGCCCATTGCAGACCCGCGAGTACGCGACCGAGGTGTTCACGCGCAACCCGCTGCGCCTGTCGCCCGAGGTCATCGAGCAGCGGGTGGCGGCACGGCTGCAGCGTGCAAAGCTGCTCACCCGGATGGAGCCGCATCTACCCCGGTTCGACATCCTGCTGGACGAGGCAGCAATCCGTCGCCCGGTCGGCTCCGGGGCGGTGATGGCCGCCCAGCTGCGCCGGCTAATCCAGGTCGACGAACTGCCGAACGTCTCGATCCGACTGATCCCGTTCAGCGCCGGTGTCCACAGCGGATCTCTGACCGGCAGCTTTGTGATGCTCGACTTCCCCGCCGAGCTGGAGCCGACCACCATCTACGTCGAGGGCCTCACCGGCGCGCTCTATTTGGACCGCCCTAATGAAGCCGATTCTTATACGATGGCCTTCGGTGACCTGACGGCCGCCGCGCTCGGTCAGGCCGCGACACGTGACCTCCTCGCCCGGACCGCAAAGGAGTACGAGTCATGA